CGTTAACAGCGATACGTGTTTGGAATGATGGATGAGTCAGAGCAAGCATAGAATGagaacaatttatttaaatttattaccttttttatttgcttacacTTTCACTTAAGTGGGGCGGTTTCGACACACACGAATTTCTATATACATTACTACGGTGCTAAAAGCaattaatgttaaaattttcactttttttattatgctcATAATTTAGTCATTCATTGTTTGTAAACATAGTTAAATTATTATGCTTAGGttagtttttatattaatgcttttatatttttatattatgtttttttgttttattttttaatttaatttttttttaatcatttatttattttattcatatattttttttttattatttttatttttttattttatttttatatttttattttttttttttgtttttattttttttttttaattatttatatttttcatttttgtgtttatttatttattttttaattttttttgatttattcatttttttttatatattttttggattatttattgtttatttgttatttattttatttttatttttttgttttctatagttttgtttttatatattaatttttatatataattttttttaatagttttttttaatatattatttttttttaatagtttttttatatattaatattttttttatatcttaatattttttttaaattttttttatacatatattatatatttttttttttatatcgttttttatttattatatatttttttttatattttttatatagttttttttattttttttttgttttatatatttatttatttgtatttttttatttttgttagtatatttttcttttattcgtaatggttttttttttattctaaaattcataattttattttttgattgaattaaaattttttaaattaaatattgttttctcTACAGGGCGTTATTCATCGCGACATCAAATCCGATTCCATTCTACTAGCTGCCGACGGTCGAGTCAAACTCTCCGATTTCGGCTTTTGTGCGCAAGTCTCGCAGGAGCTACCGAAACGCAAATCCCTGGTTGGCACACCGTATTGGATGTCACCCGAGGTAATATCGCGTTTGCCATACGGTCCCGAAGTCGATATCTGGTCACTCGGCATTATGGTCATCGAGATGGTGGACGGCGAACCGCCCTTCTTCAACGAACCGCCGCTGCAAGCGATGCGACGCATACGTGATATGCAGCCGCCGAATTTGAAGAATGCTCACAAAGTTTCACCACGTCTCCAGTCGTTCTTGGATCGTATGCTGGTACGTGATCCGGCGCAGCGTGCCACTGCCGCGGAATTGTTGGCGCACCCATTTTTACGACAAGCGGGGCCACCATCACTCTTGGTGCCCTTAATGCGCAACACGCGGCAGCATTGAAGGGAAAGCGGTTGGGCGTCTACAAATGCAAATCGAATATATATGCAAGTAACACTTAATTTAGTTAGCGCTACATCATTATCATTAACtacacaaagcaaaaacaaactcatacacacacacacacatgcatagccatacatacttacattgcTTCATGTACACGCGCTAACGTTTCGGCAACTACTTAATACGCGAACGAATTTAAATATTACTCAAGCagcatttgaaaattatttaactacTTCATTGTTTGTACCGTTAGAGGCGAATATTTAACTTCTAACCTTTGTTTATgcttttaagttttgttttaaaatggtttagtttgtaaatttaaatgttttttttgttaaacattaTTGGCTTTACTTCCTTTCCGACACACatagacacatacacacacacacacaaacgtttTCTTACATTTATGCATGCGCAttcgtattgttgttgtgtctTTAATACAGTCAATTGTTTGTTAATAGAtcctaaaacaaaaacaaaacaaaaaaaaatatcgctaATCCATCAAAGATACAGTTTTATTGTATCCACTAATTACATAAGTCCTTAAACCGTACACAAATGGCAGTTAAAACACTTACACGAATCGAATATTATTACTTACGTATtgctttcatataaaaaaactatgtaatttaaaaaatatatacatattggcATTAAAAATTGCAACGAAAGTTAACAAAATGGgattaaaacgaaaaaattaaaaaaaaaaaaaacaaaataacttccaaaactacaaaaaagttttattaaacagCAAAAATTCTGAAAGCTTTAGCTGCGATGAATAACAAGCAAACGtgaaatttaaataactcaaaaagaaaaatatgaaacacTTTCGAAAATAACGCGATAAAGAGAAAAGAGTATAATGgcgcaaaattcaaaaaaaaatacaacaacatattaacaatcaggggtgttgtagaatctgatagttgtcggtatcagaattgaaaccgatataAAACCaagtagtaggtgtcatgaattcagtattatttgttttacgttcgaaaaataaattgtatcagttttgggtgtcacggtgACTCTCatcaaaggtggtgttctggctctacgaaaccgcaGTCAAGCCAATATtcttctatggtgtgttcgtctgatGGAGGGTGCTCGAAATGGCTACACTTGCTAAAAACCTTGAGTCttagattctacaacacccctgaataaattagtaataagaataaaaaaggtTTGAAAAGCaccaaaaatatgtacatatgtaccatatgtatgtatatatatttttttttcaaattcttaatattggcttataaaaattttttttttgttcaaatcttataaattttttttttcaaattttataatttttttttcaaatcttgtaaatatttttgttttttttttcaaatttttcaaatattttttttttcaaatcttataaatattttttttttcaaatcttttaaaaaaattttttttttcaaatcttataatttttttttttttttgaaataatataaatattttatttttaaatcttataaatattattttttaaatcttataaatattattggttttttttttcaaaattcttatattttgcttgaattttttgtttttttactaaattaaaaatgctttaaaacaTGCTAATGTGCGCTTCcccaaaattatgttttttataaaacattttaaatattttttatttgcttttcacatgcattacaaacaaaaaataataaaaaagaatgtCTTAAAAATAGTCTATACGTGAAAAAATCAGCATAAGCAGAAATGTATacgacatatttttcaaataacaacCGTGTTACAAATTGTTTTGGaaacataaattttgaatattttttgataatctGCTAAAGTTTTGATTTGAACCAAGAAAAAGCAAAGACAGTTTTCAAATTCGggttttcctttttttgttctttttttcctttttttctgttttttttttgtttttcctttttttgtttttgtaaaaataatatattacgaCATACTTTTGAAAATAACAACCGTGTTATAAAATGTTTCAGAaacataaattttcaatatttttttttttgataatcagCTAAAGTTTTGATTTACAACATGCAAAAACAAAGACAATTTTCAAattctgtttttcttttttttttcgtcAAACATCATGCATTATTCAAAACCCAGTTGTTTTCGAATATAGGGTATGAGTAATATGAatttgaaaacttatttttcttTGCTGCtgcttatttaaattattaattttatacaatagTGTCGCTAAAAATGCattgaatataatttatttcagttttaaagCTACTACTAGAACGCAAGCCTTAGACAACCGTGACCTTAGAAACGAAGTCAAACAACAATTATTCAatgattaataatatattttaatacataaagaaaaacacacacaaaaatcatgcatcaaaaattacaaaaaaaaaatataccttaCAATGTGGATACATTtttgacaaacaaaaaaacctATAACATTTCTCctccaaaaaaattgcatgcgcgcttcatttttattattttttttattgtaatttgttaagAAATCGTATGAATGTGCGGCACTCGAAATTTGTGTATTCTATAAGAATGCAGACACGCCTTTAAATGTCGGAAGCGCATTTTGTATATCAAttattgcttatatatataatatatatttaacagtatacataaataactaatatgatataaaaaatataaatataaatacataagacATACAAGCCAGTATgcgtataatatatacatacaaacatcgaATAAATATGACGTAGGTTTTAGTTTCTGTTAGCGAAAACATTGTGTAgatgttacttttttatttttgttgtaaagaaagaaagaaaaatgcaTAAGTTAATGATTttacagtaataattttttaaaataatgcaaaGTAGTGCGTCAATGCATGCACATTTTCTATGTTCGAAAATTCGAAGTTAcaaaaaatttctacttttgtgTATATTAATATACGCGACAACTTAAACAGCCTTATTAGATAAAAATTTACACACCTTCGGCATGAGTTTTAAGTATTGGATTAAATTAAATGCTGCTtgcaattaattaatattttatttcataaagtaACCATGAATAGTAATTGCATATTATTACTAGCTGCACGTTCGCGTTTCGAAAATGTAAAGTTTAAAAATGCGTCACTTTAAAACTcatgcataaaaaattacaaacagcAAACATACAGAGACGTGttaaaaacgaaaaagaaagttaaatgaaacttataaaatacgcttttttattttgaatacttttaattttttttatgcatatttttaaattttaattttaactcatAAGCACCTCAAACTAACCGTCATTTCATGACATGTTCGAAAATTCgaagtttaaaaattgtaatattttcaaaatatttaaaaaattagactcaaatatttaaaattaggtGACAGAAGCAAACGTAAAAGCAGCACAGCTTTGGTGTTTgacgaaaattttgaaaaaatgctcAATTGCCAAAGTTATTATTTTCCAGCTCTGCtttaatgttaaaatttatgcaaGAACATTTTCATATTCGACAATTTGCATGCGATAATTTTCCACACACGTTTTTGAAAATGCTAACAAACAGTATGTTCGAAAATTCGAAATTGTGCCATATAagcgtagttttttttttattataacgaATGGTTGAAAGTGTACCCCAGATAACATCCCACTCTCATTTGGAGTTATTTGGGAAAAGCGTCCCACTCATTGACTGCCgaactattgtatatatagagGCAACGGTCGATCTGCAGAAACAGCGAGAACCAGTAACGTTGCCCCTTTTAAAACCGCTAAATGCAGAACTCTTATTTCGTGCTTATCTCAGCTATTTAACTCATCACCTAGCCAAATAGAGGCATTTTCTATAACTGGTAGGAAAGCTGAAGCTTCATTTGAAGAATGCGTCAACGTGTGAGACTTATTCGAAGGCGCTGAAACCTTTGGACGTTAGTAAGTCACAATCCCAGGTATCGCGTGGCATTAGGGTTCTTCATTCTTCCATTGGCTTGCTGACAGCATACAGACCCATTAGTTAACATTTAGTGCTATGAAGACCATTGTTTGGCTGTAAGTTTATCCAAGACGTTCCAGTTGGTATCCGCGATGTCATATGGTTCGTTTTAGTTTATTAGAAACTGACCAATCACTGCGATGCCGCAGTTTGAAATAACCTTCACTCGGTAATGCGTACTTCAAATGAAGCTGTTTCTCTCTTTCCAGTTAGTTGATATAAGGAAGTGTAGTGGCGGTAAGGAGAACTGAGTGTTAGTCACTCTAGAAGTTGATAGATGATGAGTtgaattgatttagccatgcccgtctgtccgtccgtctgtatatacgcgaactagtttctcagttttcgagatattgatCTTAAATTTAGGATATgaccgatattggaccactatagcatatagctgttatacaaactaaataatcgaaatcaagttcttgtatggaaaactttttcatttgacgagatatcttcacgaaatttggaacggatcattaacGAAGATAATAacggaatctccgaagaaattgttcggatcggatctgtataacatatagctgccatacaaattgaacgatcgtaGTAAAATGGTtgcatggaaaacatttttatttgacgaagcatcttcacgaaattagatcggaatcaagttcttctaaggaatcttttgtgAGAGCTAATATAgcttcgttgtttttttttttgtttttttttttttttttgcaaatcggCTATCTATGTTACGGAAGCTATTTTCAGCTAAATTTTGCAACGACGAACCGTTCTACCTTTCGGCCTCGCATTTTGTActtaatttcttgaaattttcgtttaatggccaTCATTCATCTGGCACCTTTTAAAGTCTGTTGCAGCTTTTGCAAGCAGCCTCTCATGCGATTATCCTCGCCGGCGCCGCGCTTCTGCTCCACAACACGCAGCTCGGCGAGCAGAAAGTCCATGATTTGCAGAATCGTAGCCGGTGTGAATTGCGCCAAGCGCTGCAACAGCTCGAAGAAGAAGAACGTGTAATAGGCGAGATGCTTCTTGGTAAGTAGCCGCAAGTGTTCGGCAAGTAGTTGTTGCAAATCGGCAGCGCGCTTATATGTCGCGCTGCTGACAATACGCTTAAACAAATCCAGTAAGAGCGCGCGACTGGGCACCACTTCGTCCACCATCATAATGTGTTCCAGCATGAGCAGCGATGTGGCTTTCATGAAGGTCTCCAAACGCTTCGCTAATATGTCGTCGCTGGCGTTATTGGCGTCTATTGATTCGATCACTTCTTGGAAAATAGTCACCACCAAGCAGGCATACGGATCGGCTTGGCGACGCTGTGTGGCCAAGAACAGGCTAGTGAGCTTATCGAAGACAAACAAAGATAATTCAGCATTGTCGCTTTGCAGACAGCTGATAAAGGGGCGTGCGACCAATTTGGCGTttggtgaaattttgaaatgcgGCGTCCACTTCTGTATAAGATCGGTGAGCGTTTTGCTGATATACGGATCGGCTTTGAAATTGAGTCTGCCAATACCCTGCACGAGCACCGGCCAAATTTTGTGCACCACTTGCGCCAATTTGCCGTCCGGCGCTTTGCCCATCTGCACATTGGTCGGCAGCACGAAGCGCGTCATGACCACGTGGAAGAAACAGTTCACCTTAGATTTGGTGTAGACAATGTGCGCACAATTGTATATAACTATAGCCAGGAAACTGTAGAAGCGAAAGGCTACTTCGGTCTTCTCCAGCTTTAGGTCAGCCTGCAGCCATTTGTCGAAATTACGCAAATACGCATTCAAATTGTCAGCAATGCGAAAACGCTGCTGATGATGCGCCGCGCATGCGTCGTAATGTTTACCAACAGCAGCTATGAAAACGCAGAGTGGTTCTTTTGCCTGCAGCAGCTCGTCGGGCCTCAAATTGTCGGTCATCATGCGAAATTCAGCTAACTGCGACACATAACGCGTCAATTGCGACACATCCTCGTTGACAGCGTTCAACTGCACTAAACTCTTCAGCCACACATGTATCACCACGTTCGGCTCAATCAACGCGGCGCGCTCGGTTTGCAGCACTTTATTTAGGTATTGCGGCAGCGCCTGCCGACATACAACCGGCGCATCAATGAAGCAATTGAATAGTTTCTGAAACGTATGTGTGTCCGGCACGGTGCAGGCGTGCGTTGAAAAATCTGCGGCGAGTTGCGGCAGCCATTGACTGTAACCGCTGGCGAATTGTTGCTTGACAAACGGTAGCACGTGCGCATTGAGCGCTTTGAAGAGCTCCGAGTTCGACTCAATCAGCGCTTCGTTGCGCTGTAATTTACCGAATATCAGATGTAGCGCCTCCAAACTGCGTTCCTGTTCTACGGGCGTGCAGGTCTGCAGATAATTAGGCAGCCACGCGTCTATTAGCAAGTGTTCGCCGCGCCTAAAATCGTCGGCGTGCataaaaatttccaacaaaCCGTCCGCCAACACTTTGGAAACGCTCAAATCGTTATTGATAGCACTGAGCTGCAGCAGCAGCTTCGTCACATACTCGCCGATTTCACAGCGCCGCTCGGCGTAGAGTATCAATAGCGCCATATGACCTTTGGTAACTGCAATTTGGCGTCCAGCTGGTATTTTATCCAAAGCAATTGACAGCAATTTTGCGCTCAGCTTCGTTGCAAGCTCTTCGAAATCGCCGCAAATCGCTAGCGCCAAAAATAATTCTATAAGATGATGTATGCCCATCTCATTTAGCGCGAGAAACTTTTGCGCACTAAATTTAGTATAAATACGACCGAGCAATTTTTGCGCTTGATGACGCGTCGCTGCGCTTTCTAATAGGCGCATTAGATTTTTGCCCAACAACAAGGTAAACAGCGTGTAACTACTCAAATTGGCATCAGCTGTTAGTTCTTCTTGTTTAAGTAGCGCGCGATAACGTTCCACATATGCCTTGCCGCTGACACAAGCGACCGCCAAATTGCTTGGTGCTGAACCGGCGGCATAGAAGGAGGTATTCAGTCGCTTGTGAAAATGCTCCCACAGTAAAACTGGTATGGCGACGCGTGGACGCCACCAATGCAACAGCGTAGGCATAAGCAGGCAAATATATACGCGCGTCTGTTCTTCGCTGGGATTACCGTTGAGAAACTGTTGTGTGCACTGCTCCAGCGCATCCAAATTCTCCGCCGTATCAGCCAAAGCGCGCTCATGCCTTGGCCCGACATAGTGTCCATTGGAACTATAGCCTAAAAGTCGCACTAGCGCATGTAGCAGCCAATTTGTGAATTCAGCTAATGATAAGTTTGTTAAAGAAAACTTATCTAGCGTAAAAAATAAGATTTAGAAACATTGTAACTAATAGTTGAAtaatcaaagtaaaaaaaaaagtaaaagtttttactcacccaaattagtttttaatttcgCTATTGTTTCATTAAATAGTTGCCAGAAGGTGAGTTGCTCACCGGCTACAGCAAGCGCAGTCAATGTCCACTTTTGTAAAGCGAGTTGCACATACAACCAACATTCCTTAATGCATGTACATGGAAATGGCGAAGCATATAGCAGCTCAGTCGGTCGCTTTTTACCATACAAATACAATGAGCAAGTCACTAAATCCTCGAAGAATAGTGTCAATTGGCTTATGAAGGCGCTGCTAGACTTTGCATTGCCATCCAATAATACTGTAGGTGCGCATAATTCGAATTTGTAAAGTATACACAAATCCAATAGCTTCCATTCGAGCACACCGTGCAATAAGTGATAGGCGGCAGCATTGCAATCATTACCTTTACAACTATTGGCAAAATAGATTAACTTCCAGGTATCGGCTTCAGTTGTGCGATTAACTAAACGACGCATACTTTCCAAGCTAGGCCGCAATAAAGACCACTGTTCGTCGGTTGTGTGGTGGAGTATCCAATAAAACATATGTGTTACTTCTTTTCTCCGTTGCCGGTAGTTATATGTGTCATTTGTGTTGAGTGGTTGTCGTACACTGGCCCATAGATGTTGAATCTGCATACTGAAAagcaaaaatgttatatttatagTAGACTTCTTTACAAATGTGTGCATACCAAGATGTGCCGATGAGATATTGCACATTATTGTGTCCATGCAGCTGCTTCACGCCAAATTCAAATTCGGTAAGTTTTAACGCTTCGCTGGCATTATGCCAGGCATATTCAGGGCGCGTCAGCATAAATCCACTTCTCACAAATCCTTCACTAGCGAACTGAGCATGAGTAGTATCCTCACCGCTGCAATGCAGTTCAGGCAAGACAGCGTCTTCATCTACCCCATCAAATGCTTGTGTTTGCTGTGGTGCCGTTAAATGGTCTTGTGTTGCTTCTATACAAGCGGTACTTAATAAATCATCATCTTCATCGAAATTAAATAGTTCAAAATCCAttagtttaatttaaacaacaaaaggtatttatatataattaaaacattaaagcacacaaacaaaaaccatGGATAActaaaacgtaaataaataacagatcagcaaaatttggCGCTCGAATGAGATGTCAACCAATTGGGTAtgttcaaaaatgtatattatacaatttattttagaaatattaaattaaatcgcTTAAGTTAACCTATTTAACTTATAACGCGTAACaatcaaacatatatatatgacaaTTGCTTatatgaataatttgtaaataaataaattttatgcagTTTTTAATTATACTACAAACATAAATGGATTCCATATTTCCAcgctttatatacaatattaatatggcaacactgattTATGAATTTGTGAATCTTTTTGTCGCCATTGCTACGTTCTACAACGATTTGcggataaaataaagttttatttattttaaggtcTTCAATTATTTGCAAAATGTCCAAAGCACATCCCCCAGAGTTAAAAAAGTAAGTGCTTATAAAAATcaaagtttgtttttatttaaacagtcgttttcttatttttcatttactgaATATTTTACACTGAAGATATATGGACAAACGAATGTTGCTAAAATTAAATGGAGGCCGGTCCGTTGCTGGAATTTTACGTGGTTTCGATCCCTTTATGAATGTAGTGCTCGACGAAACAGTGGAAGAGTGCAAGGATAGTACGCGAAATAACATTGGCATGGTGGTAAGTTATTGAAAAACGTATTACGCACAATTTTCTAAAAGCTATTCTCTCATCTAGGTAATTAGAGGCAACAGCATTGTCATGGTAGAAGCGTTGGATCGAGTATAGGTCCTTGATAGAAGCTTAGCCACTCCCCACTTTAATATagatttattacaaataaaagtgaaattaaatacCTGAAAAATCATTGACTTTTGGATATTTGGAAAATACTAACAGAAACAAACCACAGTCCATAGCGGATTTTACGTACATAATTTGTTAGAAAGGCCTAAGAGGAGAGGAAACAAAATTGcatatttatcaaataaataaataaaaggcgCTTTCTTATTGCTGTAACGTAAGACAGCCAGAACTCCGTCATTTACAAAAGCAAGGAAGAAAAGTTGGTCCTCGAAATTCATCAATTTGTATTATGAATATCAATATTAGAGTTCATCTATATGGGCATCAGCAATATTCATAGGATGTTCAACTAATCACCTTTCCgctcaataaaataatttgagcaGTTTCGCACTAATGGatgaattataaaatgtaattgtttgtaattttttttgtttttattcacgTAAACAAAGGTTCTCTCTAAATTAAAGCGGTATGACAGCTTTGCGCAAACCACATAGTTTTTTTCCCTCTATTTTGCGTATTTTTCTTACTAAATTACTTGGAAATGACAATAGGTCCCGACTGCTTCGCCGCATCACGTTGTTTGCTCACGATTTGGTTTGCAATACGATCCAAGTCACGCTGACCAATGGGTGTCAATCTACGACCACCATCGGGGTGCTTCTCGATAAGGCGGGCATGCTCCAAAGATTGCAAAGCCTTGCGTGCAGCACCATCAGCGGCGCGACAGAAGTGTGATGGGTGCACACCGTTACGTTTACGGCCACCGTAGATTTTTGTAATGGAACCAACACCAGCTGGACTGCGATGGTACAAATGACGCAAGATCGATGCACAACGAATATAGAACCAGTCAGGGTCAGATGGAGCCAATTCCTTGAATTTAGCGGTCTTAATGATGTCCATTTGATCGGGCACCTTCAATTTGCCAGTCCTATCGGTAggaacaaaacaaaacatttgaGGTTAGTAAATATTTCTagtttaaaaagaaattgtataCTTACTTCTTTAAGAAGACAGCTACAGCCTTAACAACGGCATGTTGATCAATATCCTTTACTGTAACGCCGGGCATCTGTTGAAAAGAATAACAAGTTTACAGTTAGTCGATTTGTAATCACGTTGTACATATAATTGCTAACACGACGCCAAACGGCGGCACATTACTCTTTAAAACttcacattatatatatatatataatcaccACAACGACACTAaattaatgtatacatataagtgaAGGCATAGGTAAATTTTTCTTCGAGAAATTGCAttcaaatttggaaaaaaaattgtataaattgaatgaatttgtgaaaaattgaCAGTAACATTACCTTGCGTGACAAAGTGAACCGGAAGAAAGGACATATTGAGTTAAGTTAGCTGCGTTTACCTTTGTGACACCGAATTTTTGACAGTTGCCAAAAGGGCGTTGCCATTTAACGCATACATATGATTGTGAACGGTCACCATCTTTAGAtaactttgaaatttaataaaaagttactattttttttttttcatttatttttatgataattaattatgcacttatttaagcataagtatatttttataaacatatgtaattATGATTTACTTGGTGCAATCGTATTTTTTCCACCAGTCAGCAAACATTTTA
The sequence above is drawn from the Bactrocera oleae isolate idBacOlea1 chromosome 5, idBacOlea1, whole genome shotgun sequence genome and encodes:
- the LOC106619141 gene encoding protein MMS22-like, producing MDFELFNFDEDDDLLSTACIEATQDHLTAPQQTQAFDGVDEDAVLPELHCSGEDTTHAQFASEGFVRSGFMLTRPEYAWHNASEALKLTEFEFGVKQLHGHNNVQYLIGTSCMQIQHLWASVRQPLNTNDTYNYRQRRKEVTHMFYWILHHTTDEQWSLLRPSLESMRRLVNRTTEADTWKLIYFANSCKGNDCNAAAYHLLHGVLEWKLLDLCILYKFELCAPTVLLDGNAKSSSAFISQLTLFFEDLVTCSLYLYGKKRPTELLYASPFPCTCIKECWLYVQLALQKWTLTALAVAGEQLTFWQLFNETIAKLKTNLDKFSLTNLSLAEFTNWLLHALVRLLGYSSNGHYVGPRHERALADTAENLDALEQCTQQFLNGNPSEEQTRVYICLLMPTLLHWWRPRVAIPVLLWEHFHKRLNTSFYAAGSAPSNLAVACVSGKAYVERYRALLKQEELTADANLSSYTLFTLLLGKNLMRLLESAATRHQAQKLLGRIYTKFSAQKFLALNEMGIHHLIELFLALAICGDFEELATKLSAKLLSIALDKIPAGRQIAVTKGHMALLILYAERRCEIGEYVTKLLLQLSAINNDLSVSKVLADGLLEIFMHADDFRRGEHLLIDAWLPNYLQTCTPVEQERSLEALHLIFGKLQRNEALIESNSELFKALNAHVLPFVKQQFASGYSQWLPQLAADFSTHACTVPDTHTFQKLFNCFIDAPVVCRQALPQYLNKVLQTERAALIEPNVVIHVWLKSLVQLNAVNEDVSQLTRYVSQLAEFRMMTDNLRPDELLQAKEPLCVFIAAVGKHYDACAAHHQQRFRIADNLNAYLRNFDKWLQADLKLEKTEVAFRFYSFLAIVIYNCAHIVYTKSKVNCFFHVVMTRFVLPTNVQMGKAPDGKLAQVVHKIWPVLVQGIGRLNFKADPYISKTLTDLIQKWTPHFKISPNAKLVARPFISCLQSDNAELSLFVFDKLTSLFLATQRRQADPYACLVVTIFQEVIESIDANNASDDILAKRLETFMKATSLLMLEHIMMVDEVVPSRALLLDLFKRIVSSATYKRAADLQQLLAEHLRLLTKKHLAYYTFFFFELLQRLAQFTPATILQIMDFLLAELRVVEQKRGAGEDNRMRGCLQKLQQTLKGAR
- the SNRPG gene encoding probable small nuclear ribonucleoprotein G, which translates into the protein MSKAHPPELKKYMDKRMLLKLNGGRSVAGILRGFDPFMNVVLDETVEECKDSTRNNIGMVVIRGNSIVMVEALDRV
- the RpS19a gene encoding small ribosomal subunit protein eS19A, yielding MPGVTVKDIDQHAVVKAVAVFLKKTGKLKVPDQMDIIKTAKFKELAPSDPDWFYIRCASILRHLYHRSPAGVGSITKIYGGRKRNGVHPSHFCRAADGAARKALQSLEHARLIEKHPDGGRRLTPIGQRDLDRIANQIVSKQRDAAKQSGPIVISK